From Hirundo rustica isolate bHirRus1 chromosome 1, bHirRus1.pri.v3, whole genome shotgun sequence, a single genomic window includes:
- the MSRB2 gene encoding methionine-R-sulfoxide reductase B2, mitochondrial isoform X3 — translation MFLHLIEDTGPLTRQAAAAASTDWKKKLTPEQFYVTREKGTEPPFSGIYLNNTEAGIYCCVCCNAPLFSSEKKYNSGTGWPSFSEAYGTCGRDESNTNIVRRPDNSLGSTRTEVVCKQCDAHLGHVFDDGPTPSGQRFCINSISLNFKPGSGH, via the exons ATGTTTCTACATCTAATTGAAGACACAGGCCCCCTGACTAgacaagctgcagcagctgcttctacagactggaaaaaaaaattgactccGGAGCAATTCTATGTTACACGAGAAAAAGGAACTGAACCG CCATTCAGTGGGATCTATCTGAATAACACAGAAGCAGGAATAtactgctgtgtgtgctgcaatGCCCCCCTCTTCAG CTCAGAGAAGAAGTACAATTCTGGGACTGGATGGCCATCTTTTTCTGAGGCTTATGGTACTTGTGGCAGAGATGAAAGTAATACCAATATTGTGAGACGACCAGATAACTCACTGGGGTCAACTAGAACTGAAGTCGTCTGCAAACAG TGCGACGCCCATCTAGGCCATGTGTTTGATGATGGACCCACACCTTCTGGGCAGAGGTTCTGTATCAACAGCATTTCATTAAACTTCAAACCAGGCTCTGGTCATTGA
- the MSRB2 gene encoding methionine-R-sulfoxide reductase B2, mitochondrial isoform X1, translating into MAAGPLGRMLGRMLGRMLGSRLPLRCPLPSAGCAAHTGTDTGPLTRQAAAAASTDWKKKLTPEQFYVTREKGTEPPFSGIYLNNTEAGIYCCVCCNAPLFSSEKKYNSGTGWPSFSEAYGTCGRDESNTNIVRRPDNSLGSTRTEVVCKQCDAHLGHVFDDGPTPSGQRFCINSISLNFKPGSGH; encoded by the exons ATGGCGGCCGGTCCGCTCGGGAGGATGCTCGGGAGGATGCTCGGGAGGATGCTCGGGAGCCGCCTCCCGCTCCGCTGCCCGCTGCCGAGCGCCGGCTGCGCCGCGCACACAGGCACAG ACACAGGCCCCCTGACTAgacaagctgcagcagctgcttctacagactggaaaaaaaaattgactccGGAGCAATTCTATGTTACACGAGAAAAAGGAACTGAACCG CCATTCAGTGGGATCTATCTGAATAACACAGAAGCAGGAATAtactgctgtgtgtgctgcaatGCCCCCCTCTTCAG CTCAGAGAAGAAGTACAATTCTGGGACTGGATGGCCATCTTTTTCTGAGGCTTATGGTACTTGTGGCAGAGATGAAAGTAATACCAATATTGTGAGACGACCAGATAACTCACTGGGGTCAACTAGAACTGAAGTCGTCTGCAAACAG TGCGACGCCCATCTAGGCCATGTGTTTGATGATGGACCCACACCTTCTGGGCAGAGGTTCTGTATCAACAGCATTTCATTAAACTTCAAACCAGGCTCTGGTCATTGA
- the MSRB2 gene encoding methionine-R-sulfoxide reductase B2, mitochondrial isoform X2 has translation MAAGPLGRMLGRMLGRMLGSRLPLRCPLPSAGCAAHTGTDTGPLTRQAAAAASTDWKKKLTPEQFYVTREKGTEPPFSGIYLNNTEAGIYCCVCCNAPLFSSEKKYNSGTGWPSFSEAYGTCGRDESNTNIVRRPDNSLGSTRTEVVCKQLPERRVQPGGSWPLLPGSWRRDKDMHGLRLYQ, from the exons ATGGCGGCCGGTCCGCTCGGGAGGATGCTCGGGAGGATGCTCGGGAGGATGCTCGGGAGCCGCCTCCCGCTCCGCTGCCCGCTGCCGAGCGCCGGCTGCGCCGCGCACACAGGCACAG ACACAGGCCCCCTGACTAgacaagctgcagcagctgcttctacagactggaaaaaaaaattgactccGGAGCAATTCTATGTTACACGAGAAAAAGGAACTGAACCG CCATTCAGTGGGATCTATCTGAATAACACAGAAGCAGGAATAtactgctgtgtgtgctgcaatGCCCCCCTCTTCAG CTCAGAGAAGAAGTACAATTCTGGGACTGGATGGCCATCTTTTTCTGAGGCTTATGGTACTTGTGGCAGAGATGAAAGTAATACCAATATTGTGAGACGACCAGATAACTCACTGGGGTCAACTAGAACTGAAGTCGTCTGCAAACAG ctgcctgaaaggagggtgcagCCGGGTGGGagttggcctcttctcccaggcagctggaGACGGGACAAGGACATGCATGGCCTCAGGCTGTACCAGTGA